Within Anopheles ziemanni chromosome 2, idAnoZiCoDA_A2_x.2, whole genome shotgun sequence, the genomic segment ttgataaaattttttttgataaaattcaagCATTTTTTACAACCCATGCGGAATTTCTACACAAGACAGTACAACGGTTCATTCGAAAGTGTTATAATGTTTGGCTGTCAAACTGTTCAACACAACCTGTGAAGTAACCTTGTAGCCTTGCGCTAACGCGAAATCTGTCAAACTCATTGCGCCCATCAGATTGGTGTTTACTGTCCTTTCTTCGATTTGCGTGAAGATTTTGTTAAGAAATGCACGATATAATCGTCAAAACGACAACAGATGAAGACTTTACCGAGGTAAGTTCGGATCACAGCGGTTTCACTTGTTTCCTAGAGGAATCTCACTTTCGTCAACTTGTTGTTCTAGGTAATATTTCTGCTGATCGACTACATAGTCGAGTTGCCCCGTACCCAACGCACCCGTGACCGACTGGCCAGTCTGCTGGGCCACCCGTCGAACAGCGACGAGCTGAAAAATACGCTGAAATTGTTCGAAAATGTCATACGAAAGTATTGCGTCGGCGAACTCGATGAGGACCAGTTACGAGCACACTTTAGCCAACTCCCTGCGATTCGCCAGCAGCGAGTGGTGGAAATCGTGAATCTTCGAAAGCCGGAAATCGCACAGCGGCTTATCGATGAGGTTAATCGCCGGGAGGGTGGCGTACCGTTGGTAGAATCGTTCGATTGGGATGTAAGCTGGGTCATGGGAAGCAGTAGTTTGGCCTCGCTTCGCAAACAATTGTGCACGGTAGTGTTTGCGTGTCGTGATGTAGATTCGAGACCAAAAACCGTCAGCTTCGAAATGGAACGGGAACAGGTGGATGAAGTGATACGACATCTTGAAGCAGCTGTTCAGTGTGGTGCCTAGCTGATCAGTGAATAAAGAAGCTCTGCTTTAACCTATCTGATTTTGTGACCATGTACTCCAAGTAAAACTCTGAGAGAAAGTTTTTTATATCAGGTATGtacatatatttatatttagttttttaacaTTGTTTACTGCAATGCAGTAAAACCCCCCGTCATCTGGGCTTTTCCGGATCAAGTAAAGAACAATTTTGTTGAAGTACTTATAATTGTGCATCGATTCGTAAATATTAAGGAGGTTATCATATCTTATAACCTACATCAgctgaaaacaaatgaaaccaagGAAAACGAGGTGCTCAGAAGTGTAAGATTAATCGTTTATCAATCCATTACATGCTTTGTCAACAATAGAGTCGGGAAATAATCAAAAATTAGTCATGTCGAATGAGGTTGATAGTTTTTATTGTATTCCGAATTGTTAAGATATCGTAGTATATCGTCAATCAAAGAACAAACTTCCATATTGGGTAAATGGGGTTGGTGTAGAATTGAATTacataaaatgaataatttatgaatataACATTTGTATGTTGTCTCCTGAACCTTTTATGCATTCTAAAATTATGGTCCATTTCAAACtcagtagaaaaacaaaattgagtGAATGAGGATTAATCctcaaaaggaaaaggaatgaTAATTATCATTATTGTTTCAGGGCTAATATAACTTAATTTTTAAGCCAATTCTGATGTAACGTGCCGTAGAGAATACACTCGAGATccaatttcaataattttggttttttactAGCGATCGTTTGGGCATCATTGGAGTAGTAAGCCAAATGTTTTACCCTCTTACATAACTAATTGtccgttaaaaaaaatgtaaataatcaTTAATGATTATCAAAATTTCCTACACCGGAGTGTACACATTACCATAGAAGAGTGGCAAACGGGTAGTTTCTTCGCGAATCATCATTAAGAACGGTCCATTGATGTTAAAGGTGATCTGTGAGACAATTTGTTCGGTATTCGTAGCCGTGGCAGCTCCTTCTTCCGTACCGACTTCGT encodes:
- the LOC131281574 gene encoding uncharacterized protein LOC131281574 encodes the protein MHDIIVKTTTDEDFTEVIFLLIDYIVELPRTQRTRDRLASLLGHPSNSDELKNTLKLFENVIRKYCVGELDEDQLRAHFSQLPAIRQQRVVEIVNLRKPEIAQRLIDEVNRREGGVPLVESFDWDVSWVMGSSSLASLRKQLCTVVFACRDVDSRPKTVSFEMEREQVDEVIRHLEAAVQCGA